The following proteins are co-located in the Phreatobacter oligotrophus genome:
- a CDS encoding biotin-dependent carboxyltransferase family protein: MTRLAVKDCGAGTTIQDAGRFGYQRYGVGPAGAMDKIALAVANMLVGNSPGEAAMEFTVLGGSFVVEGGPVRVALAGALADLKVDGEPVAAMTSATAEPGQTITVGPAKAGTFMVLAVSGGFDVKRDLGSRSFHLRGGLGGVERAPVRPGQTLPVAGAPQGPDLTATVPPKVSAGAYRVVFGPQDDYFSEAGKATFLSETYTVSAEADRMGYRLSGPVIEHAKGFNIVSDGIVTGSVQVPGSGEPIVLLADRQTTGGYPKIATIVSADLPRFVQQRPGSAMRFTAVTLAEAIAAAREQAAMLEAVRAGLKPVGLGLDTEHLLSVNLVDGWVDAHAPLVDPALDTVA; the protein is encoded by the coding sequence ATGACGCGCCTCGCGGTGAAGGATTGCGGCGCCGGGACCACCATCCAGGACGCCGGGCGGTTCGGCTACCAGCGCTATGGTGTGGGGCCTGCCGGCGCCATGGACAAGATCGCACTGGCGGTCGCCAACATGCTGGTCGGCAATTCGCCCGGCGAGGCGGCGATGGAGTTCACCGTGCTCGGCGGCTCCTTCGTCGTGGAGGGCGGGCCGGTGCGCGTGGCGCTGGCCGGCGCGCTGGCCGACCTCAAGGTCGATGGCGAGCCGGTGGCGGCGATGACCAGCGCCACGGCCGAGCCCGGACAGACCATCACGGTGGGGCCGGCCAAGGCCGGCACCTTCATGGTGCTGGCGGTCTCCGGCGGCTTCGACGTGAAGCGCGATCTCGGCAGCCGGTCCTTCCACCTGCGCGGCGGTCTTGGCGGGGTCGAGCGTGCCCCGGTCCGGCCGGGGCAGACGCTGCCGGTCGCCGGCGCGCCGCAGGGCCCGGACCTGACGGCGACCGTGCCGCCGAAGGTCTCGGCGGGTGCCTATCGCGTCGTCTTCGGCCCGCAGGACGACTATTTCAGCGAGGCCGGCAAGGCGACGTTCCTGTCCGAGACCTACACCGTCTCGGCCGAGGCCGACCGCATGGGCTACCGGCTCTCCGGGCCGGTGATCGAGCACGCCAAGGGCTTCAACATCGTCTCGGACGGCATCGTCACCGGCTCGGTGCAGGTCCCGGGCTCGGGCGAGCCCATCGTCCTCCTCGCCGACCGGCAGACCACCGGCGGCTATCCGAAGATCGCCACCATCGTCTCGGCCGACCTGCCGCGCTTCGTGCAGCAGCGGCCGGGCAGCGCCATGCGCTTCACCGCCGTGACGCTGGCCGAGGCCATCGCGGCCGCGCGCGAGCAGGCGGCGATGCTGGAGGCGGTGCGCGCCGGGCTGAAACCGGTCGGGCTCGGCCTCGACACAGAGCACCTGCTCTCCGTCAATCTGGTGGATGGCTGGGTGGACGCCCACGCGCCCCTGGTCGATCCTGCCCTGGACACCGTCGCCTGA
- the nikR gene encoding nickel-responsive transcriptional regulator NikR, with amino-acid sequence MQRITITIDDDLLDVVDKLAARRGYASRSEAIRDLVRAAAVDEAAEDRAAPCWATLTYVYDHHTRDLARRITGMQHHHHDLSVSTLHVHMDHHECLEVSVLKGPVGEVRDFADSVVTQRGVRFGRLQIFPGQAHAHGDGPAHDH; translated from the coding sequence ATGCAGCGCATCACCATCACCATCGACGACGATCTGCTGGACGTGGTCGACAAGCTGGCCGCGCGACGTGGCTATGCGAGCCGCTCCGAGGCCATCCGCGACCTCGTCCGCGCCGCCGCCGTGGACGAGGCGGCGGAAGATCGCGCGGCGCCCTGCTGGGCGACGCTGACCTATGTCTATGACCACCACACCCGCGATCTTGCCCGCCGCATCACCGGCATGCAGCACCACCACCACGACCTGTCCGTCTCGACCCTCCACGTCCACATGGACCACCACGAATGCCTCGAGGTGTCGGTCCTGAAGGGGCCCGTCGGGGAGGTCCGCGACTTCGCCGACAGCGTCGTCACGCAACGGGGGGTGCGGTTCGGACGCCTGCAGATCTTCCCCGGCCAGGCTCACGCCCACGGCGACGGCCCCGCCCACGACCACTGA
- a CDS encoding TRAP transporter substrate-binding protein: MFDRRQFVAGLAGTTVLAAPTVLRAQTAWDMPVPYTDGTYHTQNVRWWVDEIAKATNNGIKIQVHSNNSLIRLPEILRAVGSGQVAAGEILISQFGNEDPIFELDSIPFLAQGFDQGQALYAASKAALEAACQRRGIRVLYSVAWPSQAFYSKTPINSAADMRGMKFRTVSPITSRMAELLGAVPTLVQASEVPQAFATNIVTGMITSGATGVQSRAWEFSSQFVNLRASMPKNAVLVNERAWQRLPEAVRKAMTEVSAKAEERGWKLAGEVETNSIEELRKNGMTIVEPSAQLLTDVKAVGAKLTEEWVAKAGDTGRAVIADFRKRIGA; this comes from the coding sequence ATGTTCGACCGCCGCCAGTTCGTCGCCGGCCTCGCCGGCACGACCGTCCTCGCCGCACCCACCGTTCTGCGCGCGCAGACGGCCTGGGACATGCCCGTGCCCTATACCGACGGCACCTACCACACCCAGAATGTCCGCTGGTGGGTGGATGAGATCGCCAAGGCCACCAACAACGGCATCAAGATCCAGGTCCATTCCAACAACTCGCTGATCCGCCTGCCGGAGATCCTGCGCGCCGTCGGTTCGGGCCAGGTCGCCGCCGGTGAGATCCTCATCAGCCAGTTCGGCAACGAGGACCCGATCTTCGAGCTCGACTCGATCCCTTTCCTCGCCCAGGGCTTCGACCAGGGCCAGGCGCTCTACGCCGCCTCCAAGGCTGCGCTGGAAGCCGCCTGCCAGCGTCGCGGCATCCGCGTGCTCTACTCGGTCGCCTGGCCGAGCCAGGCCTTCTACTCGAAGACCCCGATCAACTCGGCCGCCGACATGCGCGGCATGAAGTTCCGCACGGTGTCGCCGATCACCTCGCGCATGGCCGAGCTGCTCGGCGCGGTGCCGACGCTGGTGCAGGCCTCGGAAGTCCCGCAGGCCTTCGCCACCAACATCGTCACCGGCATGATCACCTCGGGCGCCACCGGCGTGCAGTCGCGCGCCTGGGAGTTCTCGAGCCAGTTCGTCAACCTGCGCGCTTCCATGCCGAAGAACGCGGTGCTGGTGAACGAGCGCGCCTGGCAGCGCCTGCCGGAAGCGGTCCGCAAGGCGATGACCGAGGTCTCGGCCAAGGCCGAGGAGCGCGGCTGGAAGCTCGCCGGCGAGGTCGAGACCAACTCGATCGAGGAGCTGCGCAAGAACGGCATGACCATCGTCGAGCCGTCGGCCCAGCTGCTCACGGACGTCAAGGCGGTCGGCGCCAAGCTGACCGAAGAATGGGTCGCCAAGGCCGGTGATACCGGCCGCGCGGTGATCGCGGACTTCCGCAAGCGCATCGGCGCCTGA
- a CDS encoding TRAP transporter large permease, which produces MSTLAIGGVLLVVMFVVLTLGAWIGFGLAITGWVGMAFFTNSSPSLNLATAVWQSVASWELAALPLFVWMGEILFRTNLANQMFIGLAPWLRRIPGRLLHVNVLACGIFGSVSGSSAATAVTIGKMTVPELKRRGYPDHMSLGSLAGSGTLGILIPPSIIMVVYAVAAEVSIIQIFLAGFLPGLLVMVLFSGYIIIWALLNPSQVPPDDLGSTTLRQKLYASRELIPCMLLILLVIWVIVAGYATATEAAAFGAVGSLILAWWGGSLTFENFRESLLGATRLSAMIMFILAGAAYLTLAMGFTGIPRALAEYVAWLNPSKFQLIGVLTVMYILLGTALDGVSMIVLTTTIVLPMIQKVGIDPVWFGIFIVLLVEIAEVTPPVGFVLFVLQSMSGRDSWYVAYASLPFFLMLVIAIVVITIFPDIVTVLPRMFVEATQAGGPR; this is translated from the coding sequence ATGTCCACCCTCGCGATCGGCGGCGTCCTGCTCGTCGTCATGTTCGTCGTGCTGACGCTCGGCGCCTGGATCGGCTTCGGCCTGGCCATCACCGGCTGGGTCGGCATGGCCTTCTTCACCAATTCCTCGCCCAGCCTGAACCTCGCCACCGCGGTGTGGCAGTCGGTGGCCTCCTGGGAGCTCGCGGCCCTGCCGCTCTTCGTGTGGATGGGCGAGATCCTGTTCCGCACCAATCTCGCCAACCAGATGTTCATCGGCCTTGCGCCCTGGCTCCGGCGCATTCCCGGCCGGTTGCTGCATGTGAACGTGCTGGCCTGCGGCATCTTCGGCTCGGTGTCGGGCTCGTCCGCCGCCACCGCCGTCACCATCGGCAAGATGACCGTGCCGGAGCTCAAGCGGCGCGGCTATCCCGACCACATGTCGCTCGGCTCGCTCGCCGGATCGGGCACGCTCGGCATCCTCATCCCGCCCTCCATCATCATGGTGGTCTATGCGGTGGCGGCCGAGGTCTCGATCATCCAGATCTTCCTCGCCGGCTTCCTGCCCGGCCTGCTCGTGATGGTGCTGTTCTCCGGCTACATCATCATCTGGGCGCTGCTGAATCCCTCGCAGGTGCCGCCGGACGATCTCGGCTCGACGACGCTGCGCCAGAAGCTCTACGCCTCGCGCGAGCTCATCCCCTGCATGCTGCTCATCCTGCTGGTCATCTGGGTGATCGTCGCCGGTTATGCGACGGCGACGGAAGCCGCGGCCTTCGGCGCGGTGGGCTCGCTGATCCTGGCATGGTGGGGCGGCTCGCTGACCTTCGAGAACTTCCGCGAGAGCCTCCTTGGCGCGACGCGGCTCTCGGCGATGATCATGTTCATCCTGGCGGGCGCGGCCTATCTCACGCTCGCCATGGGCTTCACCGGCATTCCTCGGGCGCTGGCGGAATATGTCGCCTGGCTCAACCCGTCGAAGTTCCAGCTCATCGGCGTGCTGACCGTCATGTACATCCTGCTCGGCACGGCGCTCGACGGCGTGTCGATGATCGTGCTGACCACCACCATCGTGCTGCCGATGATCCAGAAGGTCGGCATCGATCCGGTCTGGTTCGGCATCTTCATCGTGCTCCTCGTCGAGATCGCCGAGGTGACGCCGCCGGTGGGCTTCGTGCTCTTCGTGCTGCAATCGATGAGCGGACGGGACAGCTGGTACGTCGCCTATGCCTCGCTGCCGTTCTTCCTGATGCTGGTCATCGCCATCGTCGTCATCACCATCTTCCCGGACATCGTGACGGTGCTGCCGCGCATGTTCGTGGAGGCGACGCAGGCGGGCGGTCCAAGGTAG
- a CDS encoding LamB/YcsF family protein yields the protein MTAVDLNSDMGEGFGPWQMGDDEAMLSIVSSANIACGWHAGDPLIMHRTAEIAKAKGVSIGAHPGFGDLWGFGRRVIRGDSMSDLEKQMAYQIGAMQALAVMAGHKVTHVKTHGALGNMCNDDLDMAMAVGRAIKAVDPSLVYVVMPGLVTEQAAETLGLPMAREVFADRTYDDSGNLTSRKKEGAVIHDAALAAERVLRMVEDQEVITITGKKLKVQIDTICVHGDNPAAVAMARTVRQTLEAAGVTIRPFRSA from the coding sequence ATGACCGCCGTCGATCTCAATTCCGACATGGGCGAGGGCTTCGGCCCCTGGCAGATGGGTGATGACGAGGCGATGCTCTCCATCGTCTCCTCCGCCAACATCGCCTGCGGCTGGCACGCGGGCGACCCGCTCATCATGCACCGCACCGCCGAGATCGCGAAGGCGAAGGGCGTGTCGATCGGCGCCCATCCGGGCTTCGGCGACCTGTGGGGCTTCGGGCGCCGCGTCATTCGCGGCGACAGCATGAGCGACCTGGAAAAGCAGATGGCCTACCAGATCGGCGCCATGCAGGCGCTGGCGGTCATGGCCGGCCACAAGGTCACCCATGTGAAGACCCACGGCGCCCTCGGCAATATGTGCAACGACGACCTCGACATGGCCATGGCGGTCGGCCGCGCCATCAAGGCCGTCGATCCGAGCCTCGTCTATGTGGTGATGCCCGGCCTCGTCACCGAGCAGGCAGCCGAGACGCTCGGCCTGCCAATGGCGCGCGAGGTCTTCGCCGACCGCACCTATGACGACAGCGGCAATCTCACCAGCCGCAAGAAGGAGGGCGCGGTCATCCATGACGCCGCGCTCGCCGCCGAGCGCGTGCTGCGCATGGTCGAGGACCAGGAGGTCATCACCATCACGGGCAAGAAGCTGAAGGTGCAGATCGACACGATCTGCGTGCACGGCGACAATCCGGCGGCGGTCGCCATGGCGCGCACGGTGCGCCAGACGCTGGAAGCCGCCGGCGTCACCATCAGGCCGTTCAGGAGCGCCTGA
- the pxpB gene encoding 5-oxoprolinase subunit PxpB, which yields MASPVPRFLPCGDTAVTIEFGTEIDDAVNALCLAFDEALKAAAIPGVIETLPTYRSVLVQVDPLVIDMPAFEARVHAILDGLAPSGAPPRRWTIPVVYGGEFGIDLEDVAKAHGITTEEVIRRHSSRTYRVAMLGFLPGFCYLSGADPSIALPRRTSPRLKTPAGTVSIGGVQALFASVEAPSGWHLLGRTPVRNFMPDRDPVFLVGAGDEVVFQPIPEREWDALDRAAAAGEQVAVLAS from the coding sequence ATGGCATCGCCCGTTCCCCGCTTCCTGCCGTGTGGCGACACGGCGGTGACGATCGAGTTCGGCACCGAGATCGACGACGCGGTCAATGCCCTCTGCCTCGCCTTCGACGAGGCGCTGAAGGCGGCGGCGATCCCCGGCGTCATCGAGACGCTGCCGACCTATCGCTCGGTGCTGGTGCAGGTCGATCCGCTGGTGATCGACATGCCGGCCTTCGAGGCGCGCGTCCATGCCATCCTCGACGGGCTGGCGCCGTCGGGCGCACCGCCCCGGCGCTGGACCATTCCGGTGGTCTATGGCGGGGAGTTCGGCATCGACCTCGAGGACGTCGCGAAGGCTCACGGTATCACCACCGAGGAGGTGATCCGCCGCCATTCCAGCCGCACCTACCGGGTGGCGATGCTCGGGTTCCTGCCCGGCTTCTGCTACCTGTCGGGAGCCGATCCCTCCATCGCCCTGCCGCGCCGCACCAGCCCGCGTCTCAAGACGCCTGCCGGCACGGTGTCCATCGGCGGCGTCCAGGCGCTCTTCGCCTCGGTCGAGGCGCCCTCGGGCTGGCATCTGCTGGGCCGCACACCGGTCCGCAACTTCATGCCGGACCGCGACCCGGTCTTCCTGGTCGGCGCCGGCGACGAGGTGGTGTTCCAGCCGATCCCGGAGCGTGAGTGGGATGCGCTCGATCGCGCCGCCGCGGCCGGCGAACAGGTGGCGGTGCTCGCATCATGA
- a CDS encoding winged helix DNA-binding protein, giving the protein MKPAVPLGPIVSSAHLAAGEMPALSEFEFGMIMVSHAFHRWTVRCAAAAGAPGLSPLENMILHTVYHRGRPKRMADIALVLNVEDTHLITYAVKKLETAGLVKGEKIGKEKAISVTKKGAEVVTRYHEIREALLIQGVKAFGTEAAILSRIATEMRALSGLYDQAARAAASL; this is encoded by the coding sequence ATGAAGCCCGCCGTGCCGCTTGGCCCGATCGTCTCCTCGGCCCATCTCGCCGCCGGCGAGATGCCCGCACTCTCGGAGTTCGAGTTCGGGATGATCATGGTCAGCCATGCCTTCCACCGCTGGACGGTGCGCTGCGCCGCTGCCGCCGGAGCGCCGGGGCTGTCGCCGCTGGAGAACATGATCCTCCACACGGTCTATCATCGCGGCCGGCCGAAGCGCATGGCCGACATCGCCCTCGTGCTGAACGTCGAGGACACCCACCTCATCACCTATGCGGTGAAGAAGCTGGAGACGGCGGGCCTGGTGAAGGGCGAGAAGATCGGCAAGGAGAAGGCCATCTCGGTGACCAAGAAGGGCGCCGAGGTGGTGACGCGCTATCACGAGATCCGCGAGGCGCTGCTGATCCAGGGGGTCAAGGCCTTCGGCACGGAGGCGGCGATCCTCAGCCGCATCGCCACCGAGATGCGTGCCCTCTCCGGCCTCTACGACCAGGCCGCCCGCGCCGCCGCGAGCCTCTGA
- a CDS encoding TonB-dependent receptor, which translates to MLLSGTAHGQTALPEITISAERPGAGRTIPDDGPAPQRAASEGTISAAEIQSRPVTRPGEVLEAIPGLIVTQHSGEGKANQYFLRGFNLDHGTDIAIHVDGMPVNMRSHGHGQGYADLNFLIPELVGGVWFRKGPYYADEGDFASAGSVRINYVDRLDRGLVQTTIGSYGHWRNLVAGSGALGEGTILAAIDTTIYRGPWQVSDDIRKFSGLLRYSQGTDTNGFSLTAMAYANRWTSTDQVPVRAVASGLIDRFGSLDPTDGGNAHRFSLSGRWSRSEADSASRVEGYVIRSGLNLWNNFTYYLDDPVRGDQFRQRDQRTLIGLNASHTWFGRLGTIPLETRVGLQTRHDDIRVGLSRTQARDLLDVVRDDRVRETSAALFAETTLRWTPWARTTAGARVDWYTASVASDTAANSGRAQAAIVSPKLGLVLGPFHGAELFLNYGEGFHSNDARGATITVDPRDKVTPVDRVPLLVKSRGAEAGLRYRPVAGLETSFAVFGLDFASENLFVGDAGTTEPSRPSRRIGVEWTAKWQPAAWVTLDAEIAYTRTRFTNADPAGPFVPGAPVAIAAAGFTLGGATGWYGGMRLRYFGPRPLIEDNSQKAPATTLVNGRVGYRFDNGVAVQLDVLNLFNVAASQIDYFYTSRLPGEPAGGIADRHFKPVEPRALRLTVSGRF; encoded by the coding sequence ATGCTCCTGTCGGGCACCGCGCATGGCCAGACCGCCCTCCCCGAGATCACCATCAGCGCCGAGCGACCCGGCGCCGGCCGCACCATTCCCGATGACGGTCCCGCTCCCCAGCGCGCCGCCTCGGAGGGCACCATCTCCGCCGCGGAGATCCAGTCCCGCCCGGTGACGCGGCCGGGCGAGGTGCTCGAGGCCATTCCGGGCCTCATCGTCACGCAGCACAGCGGCGAGGGCAAAGCCAACCAGTACTTCCTGCGCGGCTTCAACCTCGACCACGGCACCGACATCGCCATCCATGTCGACGGCATGCCTGTGAACATGCGCAGCCACGGCCATGGCCAGGGCTATGCCGACCTCAATTTCCTCATCCCCGAACTGGTCGGCGGCGTGTGGTTCCGCAAAGGCCCCTACTATGCCGACGAGGGCGATTTCGCCTCGGCCGGCTCCGTCCGCATCAACTATGTCGACCGGCTCGACCGTGGCCTCGTCCAGACGACGATCGGCAGCTACGGCCACTGGCGCAATCTCGTCGCCGGCTCCGGCGCGCTCGGCGAGGGCACGATCCTCGCGGCGATCGACACGACGATCTATCGCGGGCCGTGGCAGGTCTCCGACGACATCCGCAAGTTCTCCGGCCTGCTGCGCTACAGCCAGGGCACCGACACCAACGGCTTCTCGCTGACCGCCATGGCCTATGCGAACCGCTGGACGTCGACCGACCAGGTGCCGGTGCGCGCCGTGGCGAGCGGCCTCATCGACCGGTTCGGCTCGCTCGATCCGACCGACGGCGGCAATGCCCACCGATTCAGCCTGTCCGGCCGCTGGAGCCGAAGCGAGGCCGACAGCGCCTCGCGCGTCGAGGGCTATGTCATCCGCTCCGGGCTCAACCTGTGGAACAACTTCACCTATTATCTCGATGATCCGGTCCGCGGCGACCAGTTCCGCCAGCGGGACCAGCGCACCCTCATCGGCCTCAATGCCAGCCACACCTGGTTCGGGCGCCTCGGCACGATCCCGCTGGAGACCCGGGTCGGCCTCCAGACGCGCCACGATGACATCCGCGTCGGCCTGTCACGGACGCAGGCGCGCGACCTCCTCGACGTGGTGCGCGACGACCGTGTCAGGGAGACCAGCGCCGCCCTTTTCGCCGAGACAACGCTGCGCTGGACGCCTTGGGCCCGCACCACGGCCGGGGCCCGCGTCGACTGGTACACCGCCTCGGTGGCAAGCGACACGGCCGCCAATTCCGGCCGCGCTCAGGCCGCCATCGTCAGCCCCAAGCTCGGCCTCGTGCTCGGCCCCTTCCACGGCGCCGAACTGTTCCTGAACTACGGCGAGGGCTTCCACTCCAACGACGCCCGCGGCGCCACCATCACCGTCGATCCGAGGGACAAGGTCACGCCCGTCGACCGAGTGCCGCTGCTGGTGAAGTCGCGCGGCGCAGAGGCCGGCCTGCGCTACCGGCCTGTCGCCGGGCTCGAGACCAGCTTTGCCGTCTTCGGGCTCGACTTCGCCTCGGAGAACCTCTTCGTCGGCGATGCCGGCACCACAGAGCCGAGCCGCCCCAGCCGCCGCATCGGCGTCGAATGGACGGCGAAATGGCAGCCGGCCGCCTGGGTCACCCTCGACGCCGAGATCGCCTATACCCGCACGCGCTTCACCAATGCCGATCCCGCCGGGCCCTTCGTGCCGGGGGCGCCGGTCGCCATCGCCGCGGCCGGCTTCACCCTCGGCGGCGCGACGGGTTGGTATGGCGGCATGCGGCTGCGCTATTTCGGGCCGCGCCCTCTCATCGAGGACAACAGCCAGAAGGCCCCGGCCACCACGCTGGTCAACGGCCGGGTCGGCTATCGCTTCGACAATGGCGTGGCCGTGCAGCTCGACGTGCTGAACCTGTTCAACGTCGCGGCCAGCCAGATCGACTATTTCTACACCTCGCGCCTGCCCGGCGAGCCCGCCGGCGGCATTGCCGACCGTCACTTCAAGCCGGTGGAGCCGCGGGCGCTCAGGCTGACGGTCTCGGGCCGGTTCTGA
- a CDS encoding glycosyltransferase: MAGARPTVRIVAWDGSHNAFGRAHTLADIAARFATPSLVAPLFGIGGPGLWPPLAGQVGHPLRLLPGRPLAPFLAGLARDVADAGPVDVVHVSKPRLPSLLLGMMTALAHGARLIIDVDDDELAFVGGNEPLTWDEAVAESGVHAGASWPHDRVWTCFAPTLVPLADAVTVANVALLERLGGTLIRHARDETRQPPDLAQRLATRRGLGLRGDDVVLAFVGTPRAHKGLGDVVAALDRAGDPRLVLVVAGDIRDAATATALRARRGRVQLLPDQPFSRVADLVAMADAVPLLQRPEFRVSVAQIPAKLTDAMAARVPVLATEVPPLRDIHAAGALVPVTGEGALDAALAKLLGDRQAFAGTVQRAGELFAREFSLAANADCLAAVYRGPIHADRRQAMREVLLRIHRHAGVAPPGWLGR, encoded by the coding sequence GTGGCCGGCGCGCGCCCGACCGTGCGAATCGTCGCGTGGGACGGGTCCCACAATGCGTTCGGCCGTGCCCATACGCTGGCGGATATTGCCGCCCGCTTCGCTACGCCCAGCCTCGTGGCGCCCCTCTTCGGCATCGGCGGCCCCGGTCTCTGGCCGCCCCTCGCGGGGCAGGTGGGCCATCCTCTCCGTCTGCTTCCCGGACGGCCTCTGGCGCCATTCCTGGCAGGCCTTGCCCGGGACGTCGCGGATGCCGGTCCGGTGGACGTGGTCCACGTGTCCAAGCCGCGGCTGCCGTCGCTGCTGCTCGGCATGATGACGGCTCTGGCGCATGGCGCCCGCCTCATCATCGATGTGGACGATGACGAGCTCGCCTTCGTCGGCGGCAATGAGCCCCTGACATGGGACGAGGCCGTCGCAGAGAGTGGCGTCCATGCCGGCGCCTCCTGGCCGCATGACAGGGTCTGGACCTGCTTCGCCCCGACCCTCGTCCCTCTCGCCGACGCCGTCACAGTCGCCAATGTCGCGCTCCTGGAGCGGCTCGGCGGAACCCTCATCCGGCACGCCCGCGATGAAACACGCCAGCCGCCGGATCTCGCGCAGCGCCTCGCGACCCGCCGTGGCCTCGGATTGCGGGGTGACGATGTCGTGCTGGCCTTCGTCGGTACGCCTCGGGCCCACAAGGGCCTTGGCGACGTGGTCGCGGCCCTCGACCGGGCAGGCGACCCGCGGCTGGTTCTCGTCGTGGCTGGCGATATCCGCGACGCGGCCACCGCCACGGCACTGAGAGCGCGTCGCGGGCGTGTGCAGCTCTTGCCGGACCAGCCCTTTTCCCGCGTCGCCGATCTCGTGGCGATGGCCGACGCGGTTCCCCTTCTGCAACGTCCGGAGTTTCGGGTGTCAGTCGCGCAGATCCCGGCGAAGCTGACCGATGCGATGGCGGCGCGCGTTCCGGTCCTGGCCACCGAGGTGCCGCCGCTGCGGGACATCCATGCGGCCGGGGCCCTGGTGCCGGTTACCGGGGAGGGTGCGCTTGATGCTGCGCTCGCCAAGCTGCTCGGCGACCGCCAGGCCTTCGCTGGAACCGTGCAGCGCGCAGGCGAGCTTTTCGCGCGTGAGTTCAGCCTCGCCGCGAATGCCGATTGCCTGGCGGCGGTCTATCGCGGCCCGATCCATGCGGATCGACGGCAGGCAATGCGCGAGGTGCTGCTGCGCATCCACCGCCATGCCGGTGTGGCGCCCCCTGGCTGGCTCGGCCGCTGA
- a CDS encoding formylglycine-generating enzyme family protein, whose protein sequence is MTCRLAILAVLLCSAMPAAASEPDRVRIGAFALDRTEVTIGRFRAFARAAGLVTTAEREGGGFEFAAGWTRRPGWTYERPQGAPGADLEPAVHVTWEEAGAYCRSVGGRLPTMAEWRQAAYTETRATPTDGFERGRTYAYPVGDQPDGMNNNRRAHVAVATTKRGVNGLFDMGANVWEWIADRRGDDALTAGGSWWYGPSQAQASGAQWKPAAFFAVYVGFRCAYDIRD, encoded by the coding sequence ATGACCTGCCGCCTTGCCATCCTCGCTGTCCTGCTGTGCTCGGCCATGCCAGCCGCGGCGTCGGAGCCCGACCGCGTCCGCATCGGCGCCTTCGCGCTGGACCGCACCGAGGTGACGATCGGCCGGTTCCGTGCCTTCGCCCGGGCCGCAGGGCTGGTCACGACGGCCGAGCGCGAGGGCGGTGGCTTCGAGTTTGCCGCCGGCTGGACGCGGCGGCCCGGCTGGACCTACGAGCGGCCGCAGGGCGCGCCCGGCGCCGATCTAGAGCCGGCGGTGCATGTCACCTGGGAGGAGGCTGGCGCCTATTGCCGCTCCGTCGGCGGGCGGCTGCCCACCATGGCCGAGTGGCGGCAGGCCGCCTATACCGAGACGCGCGCCACGCCGACCGATGGGTTCGAGCGCGGCCGCACCTATGCCTATCCGGTCGGTGACCAGCCTGACGGCATGAACAACAACCGCCGCGCCCATGTGGCCGTCGCCACCACGAAGCGGGGCGTCAACGGCCTCTTCGACATGGGCGCCAATGTCTGGGAATGGATCGCCGACCGGCGCGGTGATGATGCGCTGACGGCGGGCGGGTCGTGGTGGTACGGCCCGTCCCAGGCGCAGGCGTCGGGCGCGCAGTGGAAGCCGGCGGCCTTCTTCGCCGTCTATGTCGGGTTCCGCTGCGCCTACGACATCCGCGACTGA
- a CDS encoding TRAP transporter small permease subunit, with amino-acid sequence MRKSLDLLYTGAAWAGAGCVLAICILMMAQAILRLGGGMIRGADDITAWICAGAALLPLAATFKRGELVRMGIFIDRFDDRTARWIELVALTMCAAFSVYMTYALGNMVYESYIFNDRGQGLLPLPLWIPQTPVAVGSAVLTIALVDEFLRVAAGLVPTYVQQVRDRHAAGDYSGEV; translated from the coding sequence ATGCGGAAATCACTCGACCTTCTCTACACCGGCGCCGCCTGGGCGGGCGCCGGATGCGTGCTCGCCATCTGCATCCTGATGATGGCGCAGGCGATCCTGCGGCTCGGCGGCGGCATGATCCGCGGCGCCGACGACATCACCGCCTGGATCTGCGCCGGGGCCGCCCTCCTGCCGCTGGCCGCCACCTTCAAGCGCGGCGAGCTCGTCCGCATGGGCATCTTCATCGACCGCTTCGACGATCGCACGGCGCGGTGGATCGAGCTGGTGGCGCTCACCATGTGCGCGGCCTTCTCGGTCTACATGACCTACGCGCTCGGCAACATGGTCTACGAGAGCTACATCTTCAACGACCGCGGCCAGGGCCTGTTGCCGCTGCCGCTGTGGATCCCGCAGACGCCGGTGGCGGTGGGGTCGGCCGTGCTGACCATCGCCCTGGTCGACGAGTTCCTGCGCGTCGCTGCAGGCCTCGTGCCCACTTACGTCCAGCAGGTTCGCGACCGCCACGCGGCCGGCGACTATTCCGGCGAGGTCTGA